The following coding sequences are from one Oryzisolibacter sp. LB2S window:
- a CDS encoding XdhC family protein, translating into MENLDVTVLRALRDWRLAGRQALLVTVVRTWGSSPRPVGSIMALCEDGAVVGSVSGGCIEDDLIARYAHAQGADALPRSGAPQFAKYGVTAEEAFRFGLPCGGTLELLLEFSPDAASLAALVQALDAGRLMRRSVRLGDGVVSLQPAETPADLQLDAAQLTNTFGPEYRMLIIGAGQMSEYLATMAQFCGFAVTVCDPREEYRGAWSVPGVQLLTTMPDDTVAAFAPDARSCVVALTHDPKLDDLALLQALETPAFYIGAIGSRRNNQARRQRMIEHLGQTEAGLARLRGPIGIYIASKTPPEIAVSVMAEVLAVKNGAPLPRDMDVAHVKDAQGLAAAGSACKVG; encoded by the coding sequence ATGGAAAACCTTGACGTCACCGTGCTGCGCGCGCTGCGCGACTGGCGCCTGGCCGGCCGCCAGGCGCTGCTGGTCACCGTGGTGCGCACCTGGGGCTCGTCGCCCCGGCCCGTGGGCTCCATCATGGCCCTGTGCGAGGACGGGGCGGTGGTGGGCTCGGTCTCGGGGGGCTGCATAGAGGACGACCTGATCGCGCGCTACGCCCATGCCCAGGGCGCCGACGCCCTGCCGCGCAGCGGCGCGCCGCAGTTCGCCAAGTACGGCGTGACGGCCGAGGAGGCCTTCCGCTTCGGCCTGCCCTGCGGCGGCACGCTGGAGCTGCTGCTGGAGTTCAGCCCCGACGCCGCGAGCTTGGCCGCCCTGGTGCAGGCGCTCGATGCCGGGCGCCTGATGCGGCGCAGCGTGCGTCTGGGCGACGGCGTGGTCTCGCTGCAGCCGGCAGAGACACCGGCCGATCTGCAGCTCGATGCGGCGCAGCTCACCAACACCTTCGGCCCAGAGTACCGCATGCTCATCATCGGCGCCGGGCAGATGAGCGAATACCTGGCCACCATGGCACAGTTCTGCGGCTTTGCCGTCACCGTCTGTGATCCACGCGAGGAATACCGCGGCGCCTGGAGCGTGCCCGGCGTGCAGCTGCTCACCACCATGCCCGACGACACCGTGGCCGCGTTTGCGCCCGATGCGCGCAGCTGCGTCGTGGCCCTCACGCACGACCCCAAGCTCGACGACCTGGCACTGCTGCAGGCGCTCGAGACCCCGGCCTTCTACATCGGCGCCATTGGGAGCCGCCGCAACAACCAGGCCCGGCGCCAGCGCATGATCGAGCACCTGGGCCAGACCGAGGCGGGCCTGGCGCGCCTGCGTGGGCCCATAGGCATCTACATAGCCAGCAAGACCCCGCCCGAGATCGCCGTGAGCGTCATGGCCGAGGTGCTGGCCGTGAAGAACGGCGCACCCCTGCCGCGCGACATGGACGTGGCCCATGTCAAGGACGCCCAGGGCCTGGCCGCCGCGGGCTCGGCCTGCAAGGTGGGCTGA
- a CDS encoding carbon monoxide dehydrogenase subunit G yields MEMQGARQLAITQQQAWEALNDPEVLKLCIPGCDSIESTGDNAYDLVNAIKVGPVAAKFKGSIQLADVNAPHSYTLNFEGNGGVAGFGKGSAQVSLAPRDEGCELAYTVSASVGGKIAQVGQRLIDGVAKSMAESFFKRFDEEMQRRHGPAEEEPEARPGALKKMWSRLKGGAKDADAATDGDGET; encoded by the coding sequence CCCTGAACGACCCCGAGGTCCTGAAGCTCTGCATCCCCGGCTGCGACAGCATCGAGTCCACGGGCGACAACGCCTACGACCTGGTCAACGCCATCAAGGTCGGCCCCGTGGCGGCCAAGTTCAAGGGCAGCATCCAGCTGGCCGACGTCAACGCGCCGCACAGCTACACGCTGAACTTCGAGGGCAATGGCGGCGTGGCCGGCTTTGGCAAGGGCAGTGCCCAGGTGTCGCTCGCGCCGCGGGACGAGGGCTGCGAGCTCGCCTACACCGTGAGCGCCAGCGTGGGCGGCAAGATCGCCCAGGTGGGCCAGAGGCTGATCGACGGCGTGGCCAAGTCCATGGCCGAGAGCTTCTTCAAGCGCTTCGACGAGGAGATGCAGCGCCGCCACGGCCCGGCCGAGGAGGAACCCGAGGCCAGGCCCGGCGCTCTCAAGAAGATGTGGTCCAGGCTCAAGGGCGGCGCGAAGGACGCTGATGCCGCCACCGACGGCGATGGGGAGACATAG
- a CDS encoding plasmid replication/partition related protein yields MNPEDIVVLPELKAYIDPLTPDEHDALERSILAEGCRDALVLWGNVLVDGHNRFGICQKHGLPFQTVQNQRFQSMEDVHLWMIDQHLGRRSVSEFQRGVLALRKREIIAERRAAAAAAVVAAKAEAAQSPEAQAPWEGDTDSVVAKALASVPRVPDEALDTREALARAARLTAAQVKAIETIHQNAAPEVVAAVKAGELSLNAAAVVATLPVEEQQAAAAGGAQDLKQAAKRVREAKKKPKAVATEGAESGSDAAQQAQSVPDAAALQQRVTELEAENERLRQQVKALQDLLAEAA; encoded by the coding sequence GCTCGAGCGCAGCATCCTCGCCGAGGGCTGCCGCGACGCGCTGGTGCTGTGGGGCAACGTCCTCGTCGACGGCCACAACCGCTTCGGCATCTGCCAGAAGCACGGCCTGCCGTTCCAGACCGTGCAGAACCAGCGCTTTCAGAGCATGGAGGACGTGCACCTGTGGATGATCGACCAGCACCTGGGCCGGCGCAGCGTGTCGGAGTTCCAGCGCGGCGTGCTGGCGCTGCGCAAGCGCGAGATCATTGCCGAGCGGCGCGCGGCGGCCGCCGCCGCAGTCGTCGCCGCCAAGGCCGAGGCCGCGCAATCGCCCGAGGCCCAGGCCCCCTGGGAGGGCGACACCGACTCGGTCGTCGCCAAGGCTCTCGCCAGCGTGCCCAGGGTGCCCGATGAGGCCCTGGACACGCGCGAGGCCCTGGCCCGCGCCGCGCGCCTGACGGCCGCGCAGGTCAAGGCCATCGAGACCATCCACCAGAACGCAGCGCCCGAGGTGGTCGCCGCCGTGAAGGCGGGCGAGCTGTCGCTCAACGCCGCGGCCGTCGTCGCCACGCTGCCGGTGGAGGAACAGCAGGCCGCGGCCGCGGGCGGCGCGCAAGACCTCAAGCAGGCCGCCAAGCGCGTGCGCGAGGCAAAGAAGAAGCCCAAGGCCGTGGCCACGGAAGGCGCCGAGAGCGGCAGCGATGCCGCCCAGCAGGCCCAGTCCGTCCCCGACGCGGCCGCACTGCAACAGCGCGTGACCGAGCTCGAGGCCGAGAACGAGCGCCTGCGCCAGCAGGTCAAGGCGCTGCAGGATCTGCTGGCCGAGGCGGCCTGA
- a CDS encoding nucleotidyltransferase family protein, which translates to MELPPSVAAVLMAAGAGRRMGHCPKSLLLRDGEPLLLRQIRLLAQAGVAHVAVVLGHHARALEAMLAQAQLPPALSLRAVVNATPDEGPGSSLRCGLAALPAEADELLVLLADQPLLELEDIQAMRAAWRARGAGVELVLPQHAGQPGHPIVFGPVLRRAVMQATGGQGVREWRRAHPEQVQAVPLRHERCTTDVDTPEDLQSLGERFGVWLQRPSESAR; encoded by the coding sequence ATGGAGCTGCCGCCCAGCGTCGCCGCCGTGCTCATGGCCGCGGGCGCGGGCCGGCGCATGGGCCATTGCCCCAAGTCCCTGCTGCTGCGCGATGGCGAGCCGCTGCTGCTGCGCCAGATTCGTCTGCTGGCGCAGGCCGGCGTGGCCCATGTCGCCGTGGTGCTGGGCCACCACGCGCGGGCGCTTGAGGCCATGTTGGCGCAGGCGCAACTGCCGCCCGCGCTGTCACTGCGTGCGGTGGTCAACGCCACGCCCGATGAGGGGCCGGGCTCGTCGCTGCGCTGCGGCCTCGCGGCGCTGCCGGCCGAGGCCGATGAGCTGCTCGTGCTGCTGGCCGACCAGCCGCTTTTGGAGCTTGAGGACATACAGGCCATGCGCGCCGCCTGGCGCGCGCGCGGCGCCGGGGTGGAGCTGGTCCTGCCCCAGCACGCGGGCCAGCCCGGCCACCCCATCGTCTTCGGCCCCGTGCTGCGCCGGGCCGTGATGCAGGCCACGGGCGGGCAGGGCGTGCGCGAATGGCGCCGCGCCCATCCGGAACAGGTGCAGGCCGTGCCCCTGCGGCACGAGCGCTGTACCACCGACGTGGACACGCCCGAGGATTTGCAGTCCTTGGGCGAGCGCTTCGGCGTGTGGCTCCAGCGGCCGTCCGAATCGGCGCGCTGA